Proteins co-encoded in one Rhodospirillaceae bacterium genomic window:
- a CDS encoding IS4 family transposase has product MGYNDYDWYNQLTEKGIFFVTRLKANAKYRVINRQPVLKNKGLTSNQTIRLKQVSRQQRNVPVDFAVGYRDIDTGKHYIFLTNNFKLAARTIADIYKARWQVELFFKWIKQNLKIKSFIGTSKNAVMTQIWIAMCVYLLMAFIKFQSRMNKTMQQILRLLQLNLFEKRLDGLLRADPHNLNHPSHIQMSLL; this is encoded by the coding sequence ATAGGTTACAACGATTATGATTGGTATAACCAACTGACAGAGAAAGGCATATTCTTTGTTACACGCCTCAAAGCCAATGCGAAGTACAGAGTGATCAATCGCCAACCGGTTTTGAAGAACAAAGGCCTGACCAGCAATCAAACTATCAGGCTTAAGCAAGTATCCAGGCAGCAAAGAAATGTCCCAGTCGATTTCGCTGTCGGTTATCGGGATATCGATACCGGTAAACATTACATTTTTCTGACCAACAATTTTAAACTCGCCGCCAGAACCATTGCTGATATCTATAAGGCACGCTGGCAAGTGGAATTGTTCTTCAAATGGATCAAACAAAATCTGAAGATTAAGTCTTTTATTGGAACGAGCAAAAATGCTGTGATGACACAGATCTGGATTGCTATGTGTGTGTACCTGCTTATGGCTTTCATAAAATTTCAGTCAAGGATGAACAAAACCATGCAGCAGATCTTACGGTTACTGCAGCTCAATTTATTTGAAAAACGACTTGATGGCTTATTACGAGCAGATCCGCATAACCTGAATCACCCCTCTCATATTCAGATGTCTCTACTTTGA
- a CDS encoding type II toxin-antitoxin system HicA family toxin, with protein sequence MPKLPVISAAEAIRAFERLGFTIVRQRGSHIVLRRGSSGCVVPNHRELKVGTLSGVLKQAGVSPDEFIKSLRD encoded by the coding sequence ATGCCTAAATTGCCCGTTATCTCAGCGGCAGAAGCGATTAGAGCGTTTGAACGCCTGGGTTTTACCATAGTACGTCAACGAGGCAGCCATATCGTTCTTCGAAGGGGTTCTTCTGGCTGTGTCGTACCCAATCATCGCGAGCTAAAAGTTGGAACATTGAGTGGCGTACTTAAGCAAGCCGGAGTATCGCCAGATGAATTCATTAAATCGTTGCGCGACTGA
- a CDS encoding type II toxin-antitoxin system HicB family antitoxin, whose amino-acid sequence MELSAVLTPAPEGGYVAFNPETGTTTQGDTVEEALANLAEATELYLEEFPMTISTRSLLTTFQVAEHA is encoded by the coding sequence ATGGAGCTTTCAGCCGTACTAACGCCAGCACCAGAAGGTGGCTATGTTGCCTTCAATCCTGAAACCGGAACGACCACGCAAGGCGACACAGTTGAAGAAGCTCTGGCTAATTTGGCTGAAGCAACGGAACTCTACCTTGAAGAATTTCCAATGACCATATCTACTCGTTCACTGCTGACAACCTTTCAAGTAGCTGAGCATGCCTAA
- a CDS encoding DUF2523 domain-containing protein, with product MFNILIPLGAFLSAGVGFLAVRALMGVGVGLISYGAVGVVLQQLLTLAQGHYNNIPAFALQIAGLSGIGQALGMIAGAITFRATFMLMSKLGVIPK from the coding sequence ATGTTCAATATCTTAATTCCTTTAGGTGCATTTCTCTCTGCTGGCGTTGGTTTCCTTGCTGTACGCGCTTTGATGGGCGTAGGTGTCGGCCTTATCAGTTATGGTGCGGTCGGTGTTGTTCTGCAGCAGCTTCTAACCTTGGCGCAAGGCCATTACAACAATATTCCAGCCTTCGCGCTGCAAATCGCCGGACTCTCTGGCATTGGCCAGGCGCTCGGCATGATCGCCGGTGCCATCACGTTCAGGGCTACTTTCATGTTGATGTCTAAACTCGGAGTGATCCCAAAATGA
- a CDS encoding S-(hydroxymethyl)glutathione dehydrogenase/class III alcohol dehydrogenase has protein sequence MKTRAAVAWKAGEPLTIEDVDLEGPKSGEVLVEIKATGICHTDYYTLSGADPEGLFPAILGHEGAGVVVDVGPDVKSLRKGDHVIPLYTPECRECKFCLSQKTNLCQAIRSTQGRGVMPDNTSRFSLDGKPLLHYMGTSTFANYTVVPEIALAKIREDAPFDKVCYIGCGVTTGIGAVIYTAKVEAGSNVVVFGLGGIGLNVIQGARMVGADKIIGIDINPQREAMARKFGMTHFINPNDVPNIVDAIVQLTNGGADYSFECIGNTKVMRQALECTHKGWGRSIIIGVAEAGAEISTRPFQLVTGRKWEGSAFGGARGRTDVPKIVDWYMEGKIDIDSLITHTLSLDDINEGFRLMKAGESIRSVVIY, from the coding sequence ATGAAAACAAGAGCTGCTGTTGCCTGGAAGGCCGGTGAACCCTTAACAATAGAAGACGTTGATCTGGAAGGTCCGAAATCTGGTGAAGTATTGGTCGAAATCAAAGCGACCGGTATTTGTCACACTGACTATTACACACTTTCAGGTGCGGATCCGGAAGGTTTGTTTCCAGCCATTCTGGGTCACGAAGGCGCTGGCGTGGTGGTTGATGTCGGTCCCGATGTAAAATCCTTACGTAAAGGTGACCATGTCATTCCTTTGTACACCCCGGAATGCCGGGAATGCAAGTTTTGTCTTTCGCAAAAAACCAATCTGTGCCAAGCCATCCGCAGTACGCAGGGGCGTGGCGTAATGCCGGACAACACATCGCGGTTTTCTCTGGATGGAAAACCATTACTGCATTACATGGGAACATCCACTTTCGCAAATTACACAGTCGTACCTGAAATAGCATTGGCAAAGATTCGTGAAGATGCCCCTTTTGATAAAGTGTGTTACATCGGCTGCGGGGTAACCACCGGCATTGGCGCGGTCATCTATACCGCCAAAGTGGAAGCTGGCAGCAATGTCGTTGTGTTTGGCCTGGGTGGAATCGGTTTGAATGTCATACAAGGTGCTCGCATGGTGGGTGCGGATAAAATTATCGGTATTGATATCAATCCCCAACGAGAAGCGATGGCGAGAAAATTTGGCATGACGCATTTCATCAACCCCAATGATGTACCCAATATTGTAGATGCGATCGTGCAACTGACGAACGGAGGCGCTGATTACAGCTTCGAGTGTATCGGCAATACCAAGGTCATGCGGCAAGCCCTGGAGTGCACGCATAAAGGCTGGGGGCGCAGCATTATTATTGGCGTAGCAGAAGCTGGCGCTGAAATTAGCACTCGCCCTTTCCAGTTGGTTACAGGGAGAAAGTGGGAAGGTTCTGCTTTTGGTGGCGCACGAGGCCGCACTGATGTGCCTAAAATTGTAGACTGGTATATGGAAGGAAAAATTGATATTGATTCACTGATCACCCATACCCTATCGCTGGATGACATCAACGAAGGTTTCCGCTTGATGAAAGCGGGCGAATCGATTCGCTCAGTCGTTATTTATTAG
- the fghA gene encoding S-formylglutathione hydrolase, protein MLETRNQHACFGGIQGFYQHPSSIIGLPMRFSVYQPPQAKDHAVPVLFFLAGLTCTEETFMIKAGAQRYAAEYGLMLVSMDTSLRQTGIAGEADHWDFGAGAGFYLDATTEPWCNFYRMESYITQELRGLIIKHFPADENRVGIFGHSMGGHGALTLALRYPELYRSVSAFAPICAPMQCPWGQKAFRNYLGENQENWQLYDAAALIKDGRRMPDLLVDQGLNDQFLTEQLHPHLLENACAAVGQKLTLHYHQDYDQSYYFITFIGEHLSYHREQLG, encoded by the coding sequence ATGTTAGAAACCCGCAATCAACATGCTTGCTTTGGTGGAATACAAGGCTTTTATCAGCACCCATCGTCGATCATTGGCTTACCCATGCGATTTTCGGTTTATCAACCCCCGCAAGCCAAAGATCATGCCGTGCCAGTGCTGTTTTTCCTGGCCGGACTGACCTGCACCGAAGAAACGTTCATGATCAAAGCCGGTGCGCAGCGTTACGCAGCAGAATACGGTCTAATGTTGGTATCGATGGACACCAGCCTGCGCCAAACCGGTATCGCAGGAGAAGCGGATCATTGGGATTTCGGTGCGGGAGCTGGATTTTATCTGGATGCAACTACCGAGCCTTGGTGCAATTTTTATCGTATGGAAAGTTATATCACCCAGGAATTGCGTGGCCTCATCATCAAGCATTTTCCTGCTGATGAAAATCGCGTGGGCATCTTTGGCCATTCCATGGGTGGACACGGCGCATTGACACTGGCGCTACGCTACCCTGAATTGTATCGTTCAGTGTCGGCTTTTGCTCCTATTTGCGCACCGATGCAATGTCCATGGGGGCAAAAGGCATTTCGGAATTATCTCGGAGAAAATCAGGAAAACTGGCAGCTATATGACGCTGCTGCACTCATCAAAGATGGCCGCAGGATGCCGGATCTCCTGGTCGATCAAGGCTTGAACGATCAATTTCTGACCGAACAATTGCACCCGCATCTCCTGGAAAATGCCTGCGCTGCGGTCGGCCAGAAACTGACGTTGCATTACCATCAGGACTACGATCAGAGTTATTATTTCATCACATTTATCGGCGAGCATTTGAGCTATCACCGAGAGCAGCTTGGGTAG
- the rdgB gene encoding RdgB/HAM1 family non-canonical purine NTP pyrophosphatase, whose product MDKLKKLVIASNNQGKLREINTLLEPLAIEAVPQSDFNAGEVDEPYVTFVENALTKARHASRCSGLPALADDSGICVSALSGAPGVTSARYAGEPRSDERNNLKLIETLKNQSNRCAYYYCVIVLVRHADDPQPIIVDGSWYGEIVDQPRGEGGFGYDPHFFLSEFGKTSAELSAEQKNRISHRGQALAQLMDILRAGKF is encoded by the coding sequence ATGGATAAGCTGAAAAAGCTGGTGATTGCAAGTAATAATCAGGGTAAGTTGCGTGAGATCAACACCTTGCTGGAACCTCTGGCGATCGAAGCGGTACCGCAATCCGATTTTAATGCCGGCGAAGTGGACGAACCTTACGTCACCTTTGTCGAAAATGCACTGACCAAAGCGCGTCATGCCAGCCGCTGCTCAGGATTGCCGGCATTGGCGGATGATTCAGGCATCTGTGTCAGTGCGCTGAGCGGTGCGCCGGGCGTTACCTCCGCACGCTACGCCGGAGAGCCGAGATCCGATGAACGCAATAACCTGAAACTGATTGAAACGCTTAAAAATCAATCGAACCGATGCGCCTATTACTACTGCGTGATTGTTTTGGTGCGTCATGCCGATGACCCGCAACCCATCATAGTCGATGGATCGTGGTACGGTGAAATCGTTGATCAGCCGCGGGGCGAGGGCGGGTTTGGTTACGATCCGCACTTCTTTCTATCCGAGTTTGGCAAAACATCAGCCGAGCTTTCCGCTGAACAGAAAAACCGGATTAGCCACCGTGGTCAGGCGTTGGCGCAATTGATGGACATTTTGCGCGCCGGGAAATTTTAA
- the rph gene encoding ribonuclease PH, translated as MTRSNHRTPNQIRPVNITRHYTKHADGSILIECGDTKVICTASISEQVPPFLKGKGQGWLTAEYGMLPCSTHSRMQREAAKGKQSGRTMEIQRLIGRALRAVVDLGKLGERTIQIDCDVIQADGGTRTASITGAFVALHDAVEQLIYRQLLETTPIIDHVAAISVGIHQGTPVLDLDYVEDSSCDTDMNVVMTGHSGIVEVQGTAEGVAFNRKELDIMLDMAQQGIQELIAIQRKVLALEAKHG; from the coding sequence ATGACACGAAGTAATCATCGCACCCCCAATCAAATCCGCCCGGTTAACATCACTCGGCATTACACAAAACATGCCGATGGCTCTATCCTGATCGAATGCGGGGATACAAAAGTGATTTGTACCGCCAGTATCAGTGAACAAGTGCCGCCTTTTCTGAAAGGCAAAGGGCAGGGCTGGCTGACTGCCGAATACGGCATGCTGCCTTGTTCGACGCACTCGCGTATGCAGCGTGAAGCGGCGAAAGGTAAACAATCCGGACGCACGATGGAAATTCAACGGCTCATTGGACGCGCATTACGAGCTGTTGTTGATTTGGGAAAATTAGGCGAACGAACCATACAAATCGATTGCGATGTCATCCAAGCCGATGGCGGCACCCGAACCGCGAGTATTACCGGTGCTTTTGTGGCGTTGCATGACGCTGTGGAGCAACTGATTTATCGTCAACTACTCGAAACCACGCCAATCATCGATCACGTGGCAGCAATTTCCGTAGGCATTCATCAAGGAACGCCGGTACTCGATCTGGATTATGTGGAAGATTCTTCATGTGATACCGACATGAATGTCGTCATGACTGGCCATTCCGGCATCGTCGAAGTACAAGGCACGGCTGAAGGGGTCGCATTCAACCGAAAAGAATTGGATATCATGCTGGATATGGCGCAACAGGGGATTCAGGAGCTGATTGCAATACAAAGAAAGGTGCTAGCCCTGGAAGCAAAGCATGGATAA
- the map gene encoding type I methionyl aminopeptidase: protein MTVHIKTAQEIEKMRIAGRLASEVLDYITPFVEVGVTTEELDTLCHHYMVDVQNTIPAPLNYAPSGHSPYPKSICTSVNNQICHGVPGQKKLKNGDIINIDITVIYQGYHGDTSRMFYLREPSIQAKRLCEVTYEAMWRGIDQIKPGKHLGDIGHAIQKLTEGVGYSVVREFCGHGIGAKFHENPQVLHYGRPGTGLALKPGMIFTVEPMINAGKAAIRHLPDGWTVTTKDGSLSAQWEHTVLVTEDGYEVLTVSTGSPAKPVYRYAV, encoded by the coding sequence ATGACGGTACACATAAAAACAGCGCAGGAAATTGAAAAAATGCGTATTGCTGGTCGATTAGCCTCCGAGGTACTTGATTACATTACTCCATTTGTCGAGGTAGGGGTCACCACAGAGGAGCTTGATACGCTGTGTCATCACTACATGGTCGATGTGCAGAATACTATTCCCGCACCGCTAAACTATGCGCCTTCAGGTCATTCACCTTATCCTAAATCGATATGTACTTCTGTCAATAATCAAATCTGCCACGGCGTCCCGGGACAGAAAAAATTAAAAAACGGTGACATCATTAATATTGATATCACTGTCATTTACCAGGGTTACCATGGCGATACCAGCCGCATGTTCTACCTGCGAGAACCTTCCATTCAAGCCAAACGCTTATGTGAAGTGACATATGAAGCCATGTGGAGAGGAATCGATCAAATTAAGCCCGGCAAGCATTTAGGCGATATCGGTCATGCCATTCAGAAGCTGACAGAAGGCGTCGGATACAGTGTGGTTAGAGAGTTCTGCGGGCATGGCATCGGTGCAAAATTTCATGAAAATCCACAAGTGCTGCATTACGGACGCCCAGGCACTGGTCTCGCGCTTAAACCCGGCATGATATTTACGGTGGAACCAATGATTAATGCAGGCAAAGCGGCCATTCGCCATCTACCGGATGGATGGACTGTCACCACTAAGGATGGAAGCTTATCGGCACAATGGGAGCATACCGTCTTGGTAACTGAAGATGGCTATGAAGTATTGACGGTTTCGACGGGTTCGCCTGCTAAGCCTGTTTATCGATATGCAGTTTAA